A region from the Gallaecimonas pentaromativorans genome encodes:
- a CDS encoding group II truncated hemoglobin: MSISAHPSPERTPYQLLGGEAAVRRLAETFYDIMATDPKAAELLAIHPQPMDSIRQRFFEFLSGWLGGPGLFEQKYGHPMLRARHMPFPVTQTLRDQWMYCMEEALNREVKHPPLKKSLLNAFSPLATHMINQ; this comes from the coding sequence ATGAGCATATCAGCACACCCCAGTCCTGAACGCACTCCTTATCAGCTGCTCGGCGGAGAGGCGGCGGTGCGCCGGCTGGCCGAGACCTTTTATGACATTATGGCCACCGACCCCAAAGCCGCCGAGCTACTGGCCATTCACCCCCAGCCCATGGATTCCATTCGCCAGCGGTTTTTTGAATTCTTAAGTGGCTGGTTGGGCGGCCCGGGCCTCTTTGAGCAAAAATACGGCCACCCCATGCTAAGGGCCAGGCATATGCCCTTCCCTGTTACCCAGACTCTGCGCGACCAATGGATGTATTGCATGGAAGAAGCGCTGAACCGCGAGGTGAAGCACCCGCCGCTGAAAAAGTCGTTGCTGAACGCCTTCTCGCCCCTGGCGACCCATATGATCAACCAATAA
- the hemF gene encoding oxygen-dependent coproporphyrinogen oxidase, whose protein sequence is MSHPRLEEVKAFLLALQDDICAQLEAADGQGKFVEDAWQRPGGGGGRTRVLAAGAVIEQGGVNFSHVFGDKMPASATAHRPELEGRSFHALGVSLVIHPKNPHVPTSHANVRFFFAEKKGEEPVWWFGGGFDLTPFYPVLDDVKHWHQVAKELSLPFGEDVYPRFKTWCDDYFYLKHRGETRGVGGLFFDDLNQWDFDTCFAYMQAVGKGYCQAYVPIISRRKDTPTTEAERQFQLYRRGRYVEFNLVWDRGTLFGLQTGGRTESILMSMPPLARWEYSYQPEPGSREAELQDYLRPREWLAE, encoded by the coding sequence ATGAGCCACCCCCGCCTGGAAGAAGTAAAAGCCTTTTTGTTGGCGCTGCAAGACGATATCTGCGCCCAACTGGAAGCGGCCGACGGCCAAGGCAAGTTTGTGGAAGACGCCTGGCAAAGGCCGGGTGGCGGCGGTGGCCGTACCCGGGTACTGGCGGCCGGGGCCGTTATAGAGCAGGGCGGGGTCAACTTTTCCCATGTGTTTGGTGACAAGATGCCGGCGTCAGCCACGGCGCATCGCCCCGAGCTTGAAGGCCGCAGCTTTCATGCTCTTGGGGTTAGTTTGGTTATCCACCCCAAAAACCCCCATGTGCCCACCAGCCATGCCAATGTCCGCTTCTTCTTTGCCGAGAAGAAAGGGGAAGAGCCGGTGTGGTGGTTTGGCGGCGGGTTTGATCTCACTCCTTTCTACCCGGTGCTGGACGACGTCAAGCACTGGCACCAGGTGGCAAAGGAGCTGTCGTTGCCTTTTGGCGAAGATGTCTACCCGCGCTTTAAAACCTGGTGTGACGACTACTTCTATCTCAAACACCGGGGCGAAACCCGTGGTGTGGGTGGTTTGTTCTTTGACGATCTCAACCAATGGGATTTCGATACCTGCTTTGCCTACATGCAGGCGGTGGGCAAGGGCTATTGCCAGGCCTATGTGCCAATCATCAGCCGCCGCAAGGATACTCCCACCACCGAGGCCGAGCGCCAGTTCCAGCTTTACCGCCGTGGCCGCTATGTGGAATTCAATCTGGTGTGGGACAGAGGCACCCTCTTTGGCCTGCAAACTGGCGGCCGTACCGAGAGCATCCTGATGTCCATGCCGCCTCTGGCCCGCTGGGAATACAGCTACCAGCCGGAGCCCGGCAGCCGGGAGGCCGAGCTGCAAGATTATCTGCGCCCACGAGAGTGGTTGGCGGAATAA
- a CDS encoding Sua5/YciO/YrdC/YwlC family protein, translating to MYDAVIEHLQNGGLIAYPTEAVFGLGCDPDNEEAVRALLALKERDPAKGLIVVAASYSHALKYIRDNDIPQDRRFAVFSRWPGPVTWVMPAKSDVPDWLKGKHDSLAVRVSDHPLVRSLCEAYGKPIVSTSCNKAGEPPLMTAEAVRQHFGDAVLVIEGDVGGLEKPTQIFDAITGQQYRD from the coding sequence ATGTACGACGCTGTTATAGAACATCTGCAAAATGGCGGCCTTATCGCCTATCCCACCGAAGCGGTGTTTGGCCTGGGTTGTGACCCGGACAACGAAGAGGCTGTCCGTGCCTTGCTGGCGCTTAAGGAGCGCGACCCGGCCAAGGGCCTTATCGTGGTGGCTGCCAGTTATTCCCACGCCCTCAAATACATCCGTGACAACGACATTCCCCAAGACCGGCGCTTTGCGGTGTTTTCCCGCTGGCCTGGCCCGGTTACCTGGGTGATGCCCGCTAAAAGCGACGTGCCGGATTGGCTTAAAGGCAAGCATGACAGCCTGGCGGTTAGGGTCAGCGACCACCCCCTGGTGCGCAGTCTTTGCGAGGCGTACGGCAAGCCCATCGTATCCACCAGCTGCAACAAGGCTGGCGAGCCGCCGCTGATGACCGCCGAGGCGGTACGCCAGCACTTTGGCGATGCGGTACTGGTGATTGAGGGCGACGTTGGCGGCCTTGAAAAGCCCACCCAGATCTTTGATGCCATTACCGGCCAGCAGTACAGGGACTAA
- a CDS encoding topoisomerase DNA-binding C4 zinc finger domain-containing protein, with translation MSKIDHSLFDTHSHERVDEACPQCGQALVMRHVGKSSFIGCSGYPGCDYTRPVKGHESAVLKVLDEAPCPQCGAPLAVKQGRYGMFIGCSAFPACHYIAEDQDEKDTGTPCPSCGEGELLERVNRFGKTFYACDRYPKCKYVLNDPPVQEPCPVCGWAVMVRRSQKGREVLRCPVKGCEGQKSLP, from the coding sequence ATGTCCAAAATTGATCACAGTCTCTTTGACACCCACAGCCACGAGCGCGTGGATGAAGCTTGCCCCCAGTGTGGCCAGGCGCTGGTGATGCGCCATGTGGGCAAAAGCAGCTTCATTGGTTGTAGCGGCTATCCGGGGTGCGATTACACCCGGCCGGTCAAGGGCCATGAAAGCGCCGTGCTCAAAGTGCTCGACGAAGCGCCATGCCCGCAATGCGGTGCGCCGCTGGCAGTAAAGCAGGGTCGCTATGGCATGTTTATCGGGTGTAGCGCCTTCCCGGCCTGCCATTACATTGCCGAAGATCAGGACGAAAAAGACACCGGCACGCCCTGCCCCAGTTGCGGCGAAGGTGAGTTGCTGGAGCGGGTTAACCGTTTCGGTAAAACCTTTTACGCCTGTGACCGTTACCCCAAGTGCAAATATGTTCTCAACGATCCGCCGGTTCAAGAACCCTGCCCTGTTTGCGGTTGGGCGGTCATGGTGCGGCGTAGCCAAAAGGGGCGCGAGGTGCTGCGTTGCCCGGTGAAAGGTTGCGAGGGACAAAAATCGCTGCCCTGA
- a CDS encoding 2OG-Fe(II) oxygenase: MINAPVPPHILNQILAKADAGDSTARHQAALLLSCAPFVAADLKAAARYQHGVALPPAVTIKTAYALEHWPEAQLIERLLATHNAEMQLLAALILDCRGQRQQALELMQGLDPQALPLLGYLLSYGTDNPATWLAKSPAQHPLVQLRQQELNAPYPAVTASHTELPAGMALMESFISPMACAYLKWICAPWLAPAQTVDPKTGKSLTHQIRTNASMTFSSGLACPFVIWLERQIAAAVGLPAQCQEGTGVLHYQPGQAFRPHFDAFDPSQGGAQHLLADGGQRATTVLIYLNEDFTGGETDFPRLNFRFRGKMGDLLTFSNLDAEGQRDELSLHQGLSTGAGVKWLLSKWIRQKPTDHGQRLHGSV, encoded by the coding sequence ATGATCAATGCCCCAGTACCACCGCACATTCTAAACCAGATCCTCGCCAAGGCCGATGCCGGAGACAGTACCGCCCGCCACCAAGCGGCCTTGCTGCTGAGCTGCGCCCCTTTCGTGGCCGCCGATTTAAAGGCGGCAGCCCGATATCAACACGGCGTGGCATTGCCGCCAGCGGTGACCATCAAGACCGCTTATGCCCTTGAACATTGGCCCGAGGCGCAGCTTATTGAGCGGCTGCTGGCGACCCACAACGCCGAAATGCAGCTGCTGGCCGCCCTTATTCTTGATTGCCGGGGCCAAAGGCAACAAGCGCTCGAGCTGATGCAGGGGTTGGACCCCCAGGCTTTGCCACTGCTGGGTTACCTGCTTTCCTACGGTACTGATAACCCGGCAACCTGGCTGGCTAAGAGTCCGGCCCAGCATCCGCTGGTGCAACTTCGCCAGCAGGAGCTCAATGCCCCCTACCCGGCCGTCACTGCCAGCCACACAGAGCTGCCTGCCGGCATGGCGCTAATGGAGAGCTTTATCAGCCCCATGGCCTGCGCCTATCTGAAATGGATTTGTGCCCCCTGGCTGGCGCCGGCACAAACAGTGGACCCTAAGACCGGCAAATCCCTCACTCACCAAATACGAACCAATGCCTCGATGACCTTCAGCAGCGGCCTGGCCTGTCCTTTTGTGATCTGGCTGGAAAGGCAGATAGCCGCGGCAGTTGGCCTGCCGGCTCAATGCCAGGAGGGGACAGGGGTGCTGCATTACCAGCCGGGCCAGGCGTTTCGGCCCCACTTCGATGCCTTCGACCCAAGCCAGGGCGGCGCCCAGCATTTGCTGGCCGACGGCGGGCAACGGGCCACCACGGTGCTGATTTATCTCAACGAAGATTTTACGGGGGGAGAAACCGACTTTCCCCGGCTGAACTTCAGGTTCAGGGGCAAGATGGGTGACTTGCTGACCTTCAGCAACCTAGATGCCGAAGGCCAGCGAGACGAATTGTCCCTTCATCAGGGACTGTCAACCGGTGCTGGCGTGAAGTGGCTGCTATCCAAATGGATAAGGCAGAAGCCCACCGATCACGGCCAGCGCCTGCACGGGTCAGTGTAG
- a CDS encoding DUF494 family protein, translating into MFDVLMYLFENYVHSEVEIMMDHEQLTDELSRAGFRHEEIFKALAWLERLAALQENGERPFLVNVPQYSIRIYTDEEMLRLDAQCRGFLMFLEQIQVLSGETREMAIDRLMDLEQSAISLEDLKWVVLMVLFNVPGQENAYAKMENLLFEEPGELLH; encoded by the coding sequence ATGTTTGATGTCCTCATGTATTTGTTTGAAAACTATGTCCATTCCGAAGTGGAAATCATGATGGACCACGAGCAGCTCACCGACGAGTTATCCCGGGCAGGCTTTCGCCATGAAGAGATCTTCAAGGCATTGGCTTGGCTGGAACGTCTGGCAGCGCTGCAGGAAAATGGCGAAAGACCTTTTCTGGTCAATGTGCCTCAGTACAGCATCCGTATCTACACCGACGAAGAAATGCTGCGCCTGGACGCCCAGTGCCGTGGTTTTTTGATGTTCTTGGAGCAGATCCAGGTGCTGAGTGGGGAAACCAGGGAAATGGCGATAGACCGTCTGATGGATCTGGAACAATCAGCCATCTCCCTTGAAGACCTCAAGTGGGTGGTGCTGATGGTGCTGTTTAACGTGCCAGGTCAGGAAAACGCCTACGCCAAGATGGAAAACCTGCTCTTTGAGGAACCGGGCGAGCTTCTACACTGA
- the dprA gene encoding DNA-processing protein DprA, whose protein sequence is MDDIRQQLALSLLPGVRATQWRRLAFWSPAFLLAASPDALAQAGVPAGFIKSRQSLDWAKVDSILAWLAQSEVRLLFLGDDDYPALLSESPWPPVRLFVRGDCALLERPQLAVVGSRKPTPAGRSALAILEPLLGSGLAITSGLALGIDGLAHQLALNAGAPTLAVLAGGLDCCYPRRHQALFEQIAAQGALISEMPPGTASMAPLFPQRNRIIAGLSLATLVIEAGMQSGSLITARLAGEAGREVLAVPGTPFNPQAAGCLQLIKEGAILASDAQDVMLALKSWHLGPIKAVEASRGLPAHPVLDNVGDDTTPLDEIVERSKLAVEVVLSYLLDLEMQGLVCRVPGGYVRQRRQSHV, encoded by the coding sequence ATGGACGACATCAGGCAGCAGTTGGCCTTATCTCTGCTGCCTGGTGTCAGGGCAACACAGTGGCGCCGGCTGGCCTTTTGGTCACCGGCGTTTTTGTTGGCGGCAAGTCCCGATGCGTTGGCACAAGCGGGCGTACCCGCAGGCTTTATCAAGAGTCGCCAGAGCCTAGACTGGGCCAAGGTCGACAGCATTCTGGCTTGGTTGGCGCAAAGCGAAGTTCGGCTCTTATTTCTGGGGGACGACGATTACCCGGCGTTATTGAGCGAAAGCCCCTGGCCGCCGGTCCGGCTTTTTGTCAGAGGAGATTGTGCGCTACTTGAGAGGCCGCAACTGGCGGTGGTGGGTAGCCGCAAACCCACCCCGGCCGGGCGCTCGGCTCTGGCGATCCTTGAACCCTTGCTTGGCAGCGGCCTTGCTATTACGTCCGGGCTGGCGCTGGGCATAGATGGCCTTGCTCATCAATTAGCGCTTAATGCCGGCGCACCGACCCTGGCAGTATTGGCCGGCGGGCTCGATTGCTGCTATCCCCGGCGCCATCAGGCCTTGTTCGAGCAAATTGCGGCCCAAGGAGCGCTCATCAGCGAAATGCCGCCGGGCACCGCCTCCATGGCGCCGCTGTTCCCGCAACGAAATCGCATTATTGCCGGTCTGAGTCTGGCAACCCTGGTAATTGAAGCCGGTATGCAGTCTGGGTCGCTTATCACCGCCAGGTTGGCGGGAGAAGCGGGGCGCGAGGTGCTGGCGGTGCCCGGTACGCCCTTTAATCCCCAGGCGGCCGGTTGCCTGCAACTGATCAAAGAAGGGGCAATCCTTGCCAGTGATGCACAAGATGTGATGCTGGCCCTAAAGAGCTGGCATTTGGGGCCGATCAAAGCAGTGGAAGCGTCGCGAGGATTGCCAGCGCATCCGGTTCTGGATAATGTAGGAGATGACACCACGCCGCTTGACGAGATCGTGGAACGGTCAAAACTGGCGGTGGAAGTCGTCCTCTCATATTTGCTCGACCTGGAGATGCAAGGCTTGGTGTGCCGTGTCCCGGGCGGGTATGTCCGACAGAGGAGGCAGTCGCATGTTTGA
- a CDS encoding LysM peptidoglycan-binding domain-containing protein — MKKILLALVTAAITWLAFADNLQLKNDFPESYVVKKGDTLWDISAKYLKNPWLWPKLWQSNEQVDNPHLIYPGDKLSLVIIDGVPQLVRKPMVKLSPTVRVVDKKDAIPTLPTAYIRNFLTHQQIIDEDLLAGAPRVTGGADLTRRLTSNMEMYARGDNLVNGRLYGVYRKGNHYIDPETKEDLGTEAVLVSVVKTEDIQKVQIGDAEDGKTFDLASLKVVQVEREISPGDYLLPLDDHELPVYFQPHAPGALVDARIIDSSRKTRALGKFDVVVLNKGARDGIDPGMVLDARRDGATVLMKDKVEYKEDASVFDRWFSSNKPSEVTVVQPSEAIGHMMVFRTFDKLSLALILKAEKPIREMDTATNPE; from the coding sequence ATGAAAAAAATCCTGCTTGCACTGGTGACGGCGGCCATCACATGGCTGGCTTTTGCCGACAATTTACAATTGAAAAATGATTTTCCAGAGAGCTATGTCGTTAAAAAAGGCGACACTCTTTGGGATATTTCAGCCAAGTACCTGAAAAACCCATGGTTGTGGCCAAAGCTCTGGCAATCCAACGAGCAGGTTGATAACCCTCATCTGATTTATCCAGGGGATAAGCTCAGCTTGGTGATCATCGACGGCGTACCGCAGTTGGTGAGAAAACCCATGGTGAAGTTGTCGCCCACGGTACGGGTGGTGGACAAAAAAGACGCCATTCCCACCTTGCCAACCGCTTACATCCGTAACTTCCTGACCCATCAGCAGATCATTGACGAAGATCTGTTGGCCGGTGCGCCAAGGGTAACGGGCGGTGCCGATTTGACTCGCCGCCTGACCTCCAACATGGAGATGTACGCCCGTGGCGACAACCTGGTCAACGGCCGTCTCTACGGGGTCTACCGCAAGGGTAACCACTACATCGACCCGGAAACCAAGGAAGATCTGGGAACCGAGGCGGTACTGGTGTCGGTTGTCAAAACCGAAGACATCCAAAAAGTGCAGATTGGCGACGCCGAAGACGGTAAAACCTTCGATTTGGCCTCCCTCAAGGTGGTGCAGGTGGAGCGTGAGATAAGCCCCGGCGATTACCTGCTGCCGCTGGACGACCACGAGCTGCCGGTGTACTTCCAGCCCCATGCTCCTGGCGCCCTGGTGGATGCCCGTATCATCGACTCTTCCCGTAAAACCCGTGCCCTGGGCAAGTTTGACGTGGTTGTCCTCAACAAAGGCGCCCGTGACGGTATCGACCCCGGCATGGTGCTTGATGCCCGCCGCGACGGGGCCACGGTACTGATGAAAGACAAGGTGGAGTACAAGGAAGACGCTTCGGTGTTTGACCGCTGGTTCTCCTCCAACAAGCCAAGCGAAGTGACAGTGGTGCAACCGTCTGAGGCCATTGGCCACATGATGGTGTTCCGCACCTTCGACAAGCTCAGCCTGGCGCTGATCCTCAAGGCCGAGAAACCCATTCGCGAGATGGACACCGCAACCAACCCGGAGTAA
- the def gene encoding peptide deformylase — MAVLNVLHYPDERLRTVAKPVAEVNDAIRELVSDMFETMYAENGIGLAATQVDVHLQVVVMDISEERNERRVFINPKIIEADGQAMGDEGCLSVPGSYAEVERAEHIKVKALDEQGQEFILEADGLLAVCVQHELDHLKGKLFIDYLSPLKRERIRKKLEKEARQQARHASTI; from the coding sequence ATGGCAGTTCTTAACGTTTTGCACTACCCAGATGAGCGTCTCCGTACTGTGGCCAAGCCGGTCGCAGAGGTCAATGACGCCATCCGTGAATTGGTCAGCGACATGTTTGAAACCATGTACGCTGAAAATGGCATTGGTCTGGCCGCTACTCAGGTGGATGTCCACCTGCAGGTGGTGGTGATGGACATCTCCGAAGAGCGCAACGAGCGTCGCGTCTTCATCAATCCCAAAATTATCGAAGCCGATGGCCAGGCCATGGGTGACGAAGGTTGCCTGTCGGTCCCCGGCTCCTATGCCGAGGTCGAGCGTGCCGAACATATCAAGGTCAAAGCTTTGGACGAGCAAGGCCAGGAGTTCATCCTGGAGGCCGACGGCCTCTTAGCCGTGTGTGTCCAGCATGAGCTGGACCATCTCAAAGGCAAGCTCTTCATCGATTACCTCTCTCCGCTCAAACGCGAACGTATTCGCAAGAAGCTGGAAAAAGAGGCCCGTCAACAAGCCCGTCACGCCTCCACCATCTGA
- the fmt gene encoding methionyl-tRNA formyltransferase has protein sequence MTKLRIVFAGTPDFAARHLSSLLASHHEVVAVFTQPDRPAGRGKKLTPSPVKVLAEAHGVPVHQPVSLKKPEGQAELAQYQADLMVVVAYGLILPQAVLDMPRLGCLNVHGSLLPRWRGAAPIQRAIWAGDKDTGVTIMQMDKGLDTGAMLQRASLAIAAGDTSASLYEKLAELGPVALLETLDKLESLVPQTQDDNLANYAEKLSKEEARVDWHQDAAFIERCVRAFNPWPVSHFEVQEQSVKLWQAEVLTVPCSDSPGTIIASGKSGIDVATGNGVLRILQLQLPNKKAMSASDVLNARQDWFAVGTVLS, from the coding sequence TTGACTAAATTGCGTATTGTCTTCGCGGGTACGCCGGATTTCGCGGCCCGCCATCTGTCGTCTTTGCTGGCCAGCCATCACGAAGTGGTGGCGGTGTTCACCCAACCGGACCGCCCGGCTGGGCGCGGCAAAAAGCTCACTCCCAGCCCGGTAAAAGTGCTGGCCGAAGCCCACGGGGTGCCGGTGCACCAGCCGGTTAGCCTGAAAAAGCCCGAGGGCCAAGCCGAGTTGGCTCAATATCAGGCCGACCTGATGGTGGTGGTGGCCTATGGCCTTATTTTGCCGCAAGCGGTGCTGGATATGCCGCGCCTTGGTTGCCTGAACGTGCATGGCTCCTTGCTGCCCCGCTGGCGCGGCGCGGCGCCTATCCAGCGCGCCATCTGGGCCGGCGACAAGGACACCGGGGTCACCATCATGCAGATGGACAAGGGCCTCGATACCGGCGCCATGCTGCAAAGGGCGAGCTTGGCTATTGCAGCCGGTGACACCTCGGCCAGTCTCTACGAGAAGCTGGCCGAGCTTGGCCCTGTGGCGCTACTTGAGACCCTCGACAAGCTCGAGAGCCTGGTGCCGCAAACCCAAGACGACAACCTTGCCAACTACGCAGAAAAACTCAGTAAAGAAGAGGCCCGCGTCGACTGGCACCAAGACGCTGCCTTTATCGAGCGCTGCGTCAGGGCTTTTAACCCCTGGCCGGTCAGCCATTTTGAGGTGCAGGAACAAAGCGTCAAGCTGTGGCAGGCCGAGGTGCTAACCGTCCCCTGTAGCGACAGCCCCGGCACCATCATTGCCAGCGGTAAAAGCGGTATCGACGTTGCCACGGGCAACGGGGTGCTGCGCATCCTGCAATTGCAGCTCCCCAACAAAAAGGCCATGTCTGCCAGCGACGTGCTTAACGCCCGCCAAGATTGGTTTGCCGTTGGCACGGTGCTGTCATGA
- the rsmB gene encoding 16S rRNA (cytosine(967)-C(5))-methyltransferase RsmB, with amino-acid sequence MSAKLRAQGARVLSAVLDEGKSLNEALPAAQASLANPKDKALLQALCFGALRQYRLLEAAIDQLMDKPLKGKTRILQRLLVLGLYQLYFSRIPAHAAVGETVAAAPLLGQGKLKGLVNGVLRNAERQGEALLEKAAKNKAVATLHPDWLIARLKAAYPSNWQDVVEANNQQAPLWLRVNSRQGDKTQYLDALSQAGIEAVSEESLTCGFYLAEAQDVTALPGFAGGAVSVQDGAAQFAAQLLAPVDGERILDACAAPGGKTAHILELADAEVTALDVSEQRLVRVQENLARLKLSAKVVAADASQRDWWDGKAFDRILLDAPCSATGVIRRHPDIRWLRRDQDIAELAALQARILDNCWQMLKPGGTLLYATCSVLPQENREQVKAFLARTADAELLPIRDDESAQQPGWQLLPGQNKMDGFFYARVLKKP; translated from the coding sequence ATGAGCGCCAAGCTGCGCGCTCAGGGCGCCCGGGTGTTGAGCGCGGTACTGGACGAAGGCAAGTCTCTCAATGAAGCCCTGCCCGCCGCCCAGGCAAGCCTTGCCAACCCCAAAGACAAGGCACTACTCCAAGCCCTGTGCTTTGGCGCACTGCGCCAGTACCGCTTGTTGGAGGCGGCTATTGACCAGTTGATGGACAAGCCCCTCAAGGGCAAAACCCGCATTCTGCAGCGGCTGCTGGTGCTGGGGCTCTATCAGCTTTATTTCAGCCGCATTCCGGCTCATGCCGCCGTCGGCGAAACCGTGGCGGCGGCGCCACTGCTGGGCCAGGGCAAACTCAAAGGCCTGGTGAACGGCGTGTTGCGTAACGCCGAGCGCCAAGGTGAGGCTCTGCTGGAAAAGGCCGCCAAGAATAAAGCTGTTGCGACCTTGCACCCCGACTGGCTGATCGCCCGCCTCAAGGCTGCTTATCCGAGCAACTGGCAGGATGTGGTCGAGGCCAACAACCAGCAGGCGCCACTGTGGTTGCGGGTGAACAGCCGCCAGGGCGACAAAACCCAGTACCTTGACGCACTTAGCCAAGCCGGTATCGAGGCAGTAAGTGAAGAGTCACTCACTTGCGGCTTTTATCTTGCCGAAGCCCAGGACGTTACTGCCCTGCCCGGCTTTGCCGGCGGCGCGGTCAGCGTTCAGGATGGCGCCGCCCAATTTGCCGCCCAACTGTTGGCGCCAGTCGACGGTGAGCGTATCCTCGACGCCTGCGCGGCTCCCGGTGGCAAAACCGCCCATATTCTGGAGTTGGCCGACGCCGAGGTAACGGCCCTGGATGTCAGCGAGCAACGCCTGGTGCGGGTGCAGGAAAACCTGGCCCGGCTCAAGCTCAGCGCCAAGGTGGTGGCCGCCGATGCCAGCCAGCGCGACTGGTGGGACGGCAAGGCCTTTGACCGCATTTTGCTGGACGCCCCCTGCTCCGCGACAGGCGTTATCCGCCGCCACCCGGACATCCGCTGGCTGCGCCGCGACCAAGACATCGCCGAGCTGGCTGCCTTGCAGGCCCGTATCCTCGATAACTGCTGGCAGATGCTCAAACCAGGCGGCACCCTGCTCTACGCCACCTGCTCGGTACTGCCCCAGGAAAACCGCGAGCAGGTCAAAGCGTTCCTGGCCCGTACGGCAGATGCCGAGCTGCTGCCGATCAGGGACGACGAGAGCGCACAACAACCCGGCTGGCAGCTGCTGCCCGGACAAAACAAGATGGATGGCTTCTTCTATGCAAGGGTGCTAAAAAAGCCGTAG
- the trkA gene encoding Trk system potassium transporter TrkA: protein MKIIILGAGQVGGTLVENLVGEQNDITLVDQNLERLRELQDRFDIQVIHGNAAHPDTLRRAGAEDGDMLIAVTNSDETNMIACQVAYTLFHTPTKIARIRADQYLKQRDSLFGDDAIPVDHIISPESLVTNYIRRLVDYPGALQVLDFADGKVGLVAVKAYYGGPLVGNALSTLREHMPNVDTRVAAIFRQGRAIKPQGTTVIEADDEVFFIAASNHIRAVMSELQRLEQPYRKVMIAGGGNIGAGLAKQLEKKYAVKLIERSPARAAYLSEKLSDTIVFTGDASDQELLLEEHIDQTDVFIAVTNDDEVNIMSAMLAKQLGAHKVMVLIQRGAYVDLVQGGTIDIAISPQTATISALLTHIRRADIVNVYSLRRGAAEAIETVAHGDPGTSHVVGRAVADIKLPPGASIGAIVRDDEVLIAHDKTIIESGDHVILFLVNKQHITAVEKLFQPSALFF, encoded by the coding sequence ATGAAAATCATCATTCTGGGTGCCGGCCAAGTTGGCGGCACCCTGGTTGAAAACCTGGTTGGCGAACAGAACGATATCACCCTGGTCGACCAGAACCTGGAGCGCCTGCGCGAGTTGCAGGACCGATTCGACATCCAGGTGATCCACGGCAATGCCGCCCATCCCGACACCCTGCGCCGGGCCGGCGCCGAAGACGGCGACATGCTGATCGCGGTAACCAACAGCGACGAAACCAACATGATCGCCTGCCAAGTTGCCTATACGCTGTTCCACACCCCCACTAAGATCGCCCGGATCCGCGCCGACCAGTATCTCAAGCAGCGCGACAGCCTTTTTGGAGATGACGCCATCCCGGTGGATCACATCATTTCCCCCGAGTCACTGGTGACCAACTACATCCGTCGCCTGGTGGACTATCCCGGCGCCTTGCAGGTGTTGGACTTTGCCGACGGTAAAGTAGGGCTGGTGGCAGTCAAGGCCTATTACGGCGGGCCTTTGGTGGGTAATGCGCTCTCTACCCTGCGCGAGCACATGCCCAACGTTGATACCCGGGTGGCGGCCATCTTCCGCCAGGGCCGGGCCATCAAACCCCAGGGCACCACGGTGATTGAAGCGGACGACGAAGTGTTTTTTATCGCCGCCTCCAACCATATCCGGGCGGTGATGAGCGAGCTGCAGCGCCTGGAGCAGCCTTATCGCAAAGTGATGATCGCCGGTGGCGGCAACATCGGCGCCGGTCTTGCCAAGCAGCTTGAGAAAAAATACGCGGTCAAACTCATTGAACGCAGCCCGGCCCGCGCCGCTTACCTCTCAGAAAAGCTCAGCGACACCATCGTCTTTACCGGCGACGCCTCCGACCAAGAACTGCTGCTTGAAGAGCACATCGACCAGACCGATGTCTTTATCGCCGTGACCAACGACGATGAGGTGAACATCATGTCGGCGATGCTGGCCAAGCAGTTGGGGGCCCATAAGGTGATGGTGCTTATCCAGCGCGGCGCCTACGTGGATTTGGTGCAAGGCGGCACCATCGACATCGCCATCTCTCCCCAAACCGCCACCATTTCAGCGCTGCTGACCCACATCCGCCGCGCCGACATCGTTAACGTCTACAGCCTGCGTCGGGGCGCGGCCGAGGCCATCGAAACCGTGGCCCACGGCGACCCAGGCACCTCCCATGTGGTGGGCCGGGCGGTGGCGGATATCAAGTTGCCGCCGGGTGCCAGTATCGGCGCCATAGTGCGAGACGACGAAGTGCTGATCGCCCACGACAAGACCATTATCGAAAGCGGCGACCATGTGATTTTGTTCCTGGTGAACAAGCAGCACATCACAGCGGTCGAGAAACTGTTCCAGCCCAGCGCTTTGTTCTTCTAG